A part of Aquaspirillum sp. LM1 genomic DNA contains:
- a CDS encoding acyl-CoA dehydrogenase — protein MTNYTAPQRDMLFVLNHLAGLEDIAGLPGLEDATPDMAAAILDEAAKFAAGVLAPINASGDRQGCQWDNGTVTPADGFADAYASFCETGWNAMPAAPEFGGQGLPSLVSSAVQEMWKSANMAFALCPMLTLGAVNAIAEHASDEIKATYLPKMVSGEWTGTMNLTEPQAGSDLAAVRSRAVPVGDGSYRISGTKIFITWGEHDMAENIVHLVLARLPDAPAGVKGISLFVVPKFMVNADGSLGARNDLACASIEHKLGIHASPTAVMVFGENDGAIGYLVGEAHKGLGYMFTMMNHARLNVGMEGVAISERAYQQALAYAKDRVQGKPMGDTSGQTRTILHHPDVRRMLMDMKSRIEAMRALAYQTAAHMDYAHHHPDDAVRRQHQSRVDLFTPVVKGWCTESAVGITSTGIQVHGGMGFIEETGAAQHLRDARITPIYEGTTAIQANDLIGRKVAREGGSSLRTLLADMAATRDALTAEGDANLVAIGVALGRGIGALSEAGDWLLAHYDSQPAAAAAGAVPFLKLTGVVAGGWMMARAAQVATQLLAAGDADTVFLNAKLVTARYYADHVLPEAALYAAGVTQGAGSVLALDEEGF, from the coding sequence ATGACGAATTACACTGCGCCGCAGCGCGATATGCTGTTTGTCCTCAACCATCTGGCCGGTCTGGAAGACATTGCCGGCCTGCCAGGCCTGGAAGATGCCACCCCGGACATGGCGGCTGCCATTCTGGACGAAGCGGCCAAGTTTGCCGCCGGCGTGCTGGCCCCGATCAATGCCAGTGGCGACCGCCAGGGCTGTCAGTGGGACAACGGCACGGTCACCCCGGCAGACGGCTTTGCCGACGCTTACGCCAGTTTTTGTGAAACTGGCTGGAACGCCATGCCGGCAGCGCCGGAATTTGGCGGCCAGGGCCTGCCCTCGCTGGTGTCGTCCGCCGTGCAGGAAATGTGGAAGTCGGCCAATATGGCCTTTGCCCTGTGCCCGATGCTGACGCTGGGCGCGGTGAACGCCATTGCCGAACACGCCAGCGACGAGATCAAGGCCACCTACCTGCCCAAGATGGTGTCTGGTGAGTGGACTGGCACGATGAACCTGACCGAGCCGCAGGCCGGTTCTGATCTGGCAGCGGTGCGCAGCCGCGCCGTGCCGGTGGGCGATGGCAGCTATCGCATCAGCGGCACCAAGATTTTCATCACCTGGGGTGAGCACGACATGGCCGAGAACATCGTCCATCTGGTGCTGGCCCGTCTGCCGGATGCGCCGGCGGGGGTGAAGGGCATTTCCCTGTTTGTGGTGCCCAAGTTTATGGTCAACGCCGACGGCTCGCTGGGCGCGCGCAATGACCTGGCCTGTGCCTCGATCGAACACAAGCTGGGCATCCACGCCAGCCCCACCGCCGTGATGGTGTTTGGCGAAAACGACGGTGCCATTGGCTATCTGGTGGGCGAGGCGCACAAGGGCCTGGGCTATATGTTCACCATGATGAACCATGCCCGCCTGAACGTGGGCATGGAAGGCGTGGCCATTTCCGAGCGTGCTTACCAGCAGGCGCTGGCTTACGCCAAGGATCGCGTGCAGGGCAAGCCGATGGGCGACACCAGCGGCCAGACCCGCACCATCCTGCACCACCCGGATGTGCGTCGCATGCTGATGGACATGAAGTCCCGCATCGAAGCCATGCGCGCGCTGGCCTACCAGACCGCCGCCCACATGGACTATGCCCACCATCATCCGGATGACGCCGTGCGCCGTCAGCACCAGTCGCGTGTTGACCTGTTCACCCCGGTGGTCAAGGGCTGGTGCACCGAAAGCGCCGTGGGCATCACCTCCACCGGCATCCAAGTGCACGGCGGCATGGGCTTTATCGAAGAAACCGGCGCGGCCCAGCATCTGCGCGATGCGCGGATTACCCCGATTTACGAAGGCACCACCGCCATTCAGGCCAACGACCTGATTGGCCGCAAGGTGGCGCGTGAAGGCGGCAGCTCGCTGCGCACTCTGCTGGCCGACATGGCCGCCACCCGCGATGCGCTGACCGCCGAAGGCGATGCCAATCTGGTGGCCATTGGCGTGGCGCTGGGCCGGGGCATTGGCGCGCTGAGCGAAGCTGGCGACTGGCTGCTGGCCCATTACGACAGCCAGCCGGCGGCTGCCGCTGCCGGTGCCGTGCCCTTCCTCAAGCTGACCGGCGTGGTGGCAGGTGGCTGGATGATGGCACGCGCGGCCCAGGTGGCCACGCAATTGCTGGCCGCAGGCGACGCTGATACGGTGTTCCTCAATGCCAAGCTGGTGACTGCCCGCTACTACGCCGACCATGTGCTGCCGGAAGCCGCGCTGTACGCCGCTGGCGTGACCCAGGGCGCGGGCTCGGTGCTGGCACTGGACGAGGAGGGCTTCTGA
- a CDS encoding electron transfer flavoprotein-ubiquinone oxidoreductase, translating to MSERDSMEYDVVIVGGGPAGLSAAIRLKQLAAAEGREVSVCLLEKGSEVGAHILSGAVIDPIALNELIPDWKAQGAPLNTPVSEDRFLFLSETEATQFPEKLMPPLLNNHGNYIISLGNLCRWLATQAEALGVEIYPGFAAAEVLYHEDGSVKGVATGDMGVGRDGQPKGDYAPGMELHARYTLIGEGVRGSLARELEERFQLREGIDPQKYGIGMKELWEIDPAKHQPGLVMHSQGWPLGSHTGGGSFLYHLENNQVMVGFVVHLNYDNPHLSPYDEFQRFKTHPAIRTFFEGGKRIAYGARAINEGGLQSIPKLVFPGGALIGCSAGFVNVPRIKGSHNAMKTGMLAAESAFAAIVADRHSDVLDSYPVALNQSWVYDDLHKVRNVKPALTRFGMVGGTLYGGLDMWLHCLGIKLPWTFSHGKPDYAYLKPAADMPKIAYPKPDGKVSFDKLSSVFISNTNHAEDQPCHLRLKDASVPIRVNLAQFDAPEQRYCPAGVYEIVREGDTAPRLQINAQNCLHCKTCDIKDPTQNIVWSVPEGGGGPNYPNM from the coding sequence ATGAGCGAACGCGATTCGATGGAATACGATGTGGTGATTGTTGGTGGCGGCCCGGCTGGGCTGTCAGCAGCCATCCGCCTCAAGCAACTGGCCGCCGCCGAAGGGCGCGAAGTCAGCGTCTGCCTGCTGGAAAAAGGCTCGGAAGTGGGCGCGCACATCCTGTCGGGCGCGGTCATCGACCCGATTGCGCTCAATGAGCTGATTCCGGACTGGAAAGCCCAGGGCGCGCCGCTGAATACCCCGGTGAGCGAAGACCGCTTTTTGTTTCTCAGTGAAACCGAAGCCACGCAGTTTCCCGAAAAACTGATGCCGCCGCTGCTGAACAACCACGGCAACTACATCATCAGCCTGGGCAATCTGTGCCGCTGGCTGGCGACGCAGGCCGAGGCGCTGGGCGTGGAAATCTACCCCGGCTTTGCTGCCGCTGAAGTGCTGTACCACGAAGACGGCTCGGTCAAGGGCGTGGCCACTGGCGACATGGGCGTGGGCCGCGATGGCCAGCCCAAGGGCGACTACGCCCCCGGCATGGAACTGCATGCCCGCTATACGCTGATTGGCGAAGGGGTGCGCGGCAGCCTGGCGCGTGAGCTGGAAGAACGCTTCCAGCTGCGCGAGGGCATCGACCCGCAAAAGTACGGCATCGGCATGAAAGAGCTGTGGGAAATCGACCCGGCCAAGCATCAGCCCGGCCTGGTGATGCACTCGCAGGGCTGGCCGTTGGGCAGCCACACTGGCGGTGGGTCTTTCCTGTATCACCTGGAAAACAATCAGGTGATGGTCGGGTTTGTCGTGCATCTGAACTACGACAACCCGCACCTGAGCCCGTACGACGAGTTTCAGCGCTTCAAGACCCACCCGGCCATCCGCACCTTCTTTGAAGGTGGCAAGCGCATCGCCTACGGCGCGCGCGCCATCAACGAAGGCGGCCTGCAGTCCATCCCCAAGCTGGTATTCCCCGGCGGTGCGCTGATTGGCTGTTCGGCTGGCTTTGTCAATGTGCCGCGCATCAAGGGCAGCCACAACGCGATGAAGACCGGCATGCTGGCCGCCGAGTCGGCCTTTGCCGCCATCGTGGCCGACCGGCACAGCGATGTGCTGGACAGCTACCCGGTGGCACTGAATCAGTCGTGGGTGTACGACGACCTGCACAAGGTGCGCAATGTCAAGCCAGCACTCACCCGCTTTGGCATGGTGGGCGGCACGTTGTACGGCGGGCTGGACATGTGGCTGCACTGCCTGGGCATCAAGCTGCCGTGGACCTTCTCGCACGGCAAGCCCGACTACGCGTATCTCAAGCCCGCAGCAGACATGCCCAAGATTGCCTACCCCAAGCCGGACGGCAAGGTGAGCTTTGACAAGCTGTCCAGCGTGTTCATTTCCAACACCAACCACGCCGAGGATCAGCCCTGTCATCTGCGGCTGAAAGATGCCTCCGTGCCAATCCGGGTGAATCTGGCCCAGTTTGACGCGCCGGAGCAGCGCTATTGCCCGGCTGGGGTGTACGAGATTGTCCGCGAAGGCGACACCGCCCCGCGTTTGCAGATCAACGCACAAAACTGCCTGCACTGCAAAACCTGTGACATCAAGGACCCCACCCAGAACATCGTCTGGAGCGTGCCGGAAGGGGGCGGGGGGCCGAACTACCCGAATATGTAA
- a CDS encoding DUF485 domain-containing protein, protein MSRNIYQRVRENPKFNELVTRRGRLGALLSLMVLGSYYLFVMVVAFSPDTLRTPLHEGGMLTVGVPVGAAIIIGSWLLTGYYVHKANSDFDRLSADLVKEVSK, encoded by the coding sequence ATGTCTCGCAATATCTACCAACGGGTGCGTGAAAACCCGAAATTCAATGAGCTGGTCACCCGGCGTGGTCGCTTGGGCGCCCTGCTGTCGCTGATGGTGCTGGGCAGTTATTATCTTTTTGTCATGGTGGTGGCGTTCAGCCCGGACACCCTGCGCACACCGCTGCACGAAGGCGGCATGCTCACCGTGGGGGTGCCGGTGGGTGCCGCCATCATCATTGGCTCGTGGTTGCTTACCGGCTACTACGTGCACAAGGCCAATAGCGACTTCGATCGCCTGAGTGCCGATCTGGTCAAGGAGGTGAGCAAATGA
- a CDS encoding cation acetate symporter: protein MIARLTSRLSALLLAGSATLAWAGPGAVEEAQKQPLNLTAIGMFFVFVLGTLAITYWAARRTKSTSDFYTAGGGISGFQNGLAIAGDYMSAATLLGLSSMVFAKGLDGFIFAVGFFVGWPVILFMMAERLRNLGRFTFADIASYRLDQGKIRTFAAMGSLTVVCFYLIVQMVGAGQLIKLLFGLDYATAVVVVGVLMVVYVTFGGMIATTWVQIIKACLLLAGGIVLLFMTMSKFGFSLEEMAAKAVATHKDGMKIVGPGSLLADPVSAVSMSLGLVFGTAGLPHILMRFFTVPNAVEARKSVFVASGFIGLFFLVVCTLGLAAISIVGGDPQFFEGGNLAGKLIGGGNMPVMHLANAVGGNLYLGFMSAVAFATILAVVSGLALAGASAIAHDIYARVIRQGKATEAEEMRVSRWASLGLGVVAVVLGIAFEKQNVAFLVGLTFGIAASTNFPILILSMYWKGLTTRGALVGGIVGLVSAVTFVVLSKAVWVVVLNNPAPIFPYEQPALFSMPLAFFFTWLFSVTDKSARAKSEIEAFDDQYVRSQTGIGAAAASAH, encoded by the coding sequence ATGATCGCCCGTCTGACCTCACGTTTGAGCGCGCTGCTGCTGGCCGGCAGCGCCACCCTGGCCTGGGCTGGCCCCGGTGCCGTGGAAGAAGCGCAGAAACAGCCGCTGAACCTGACCGCCATCGGCATGTTCTTCGTGTTTGTGCTGGGCACCCTGGCCATCACCTACTGGGCCGCGCGCCGCACCAAGTCCACCTCGGACTTCTACACTGCCGGCGGCGGGATTTCCGGCTTCCAGAATGGCCTGGCCATTGCCGGTGACTACATGTCTGCCGCCACCCTGCTGGGCCTGTCCAGCATGGTGTTTGCCAAGGGCCTGGACGGTTTCATCTTTGCCGTGGGCTTCTTTGTTGGCTGGCCGGTGATTTTGTTCATGATGGCCGAGCGCCTGCGTAACCTGGGCCGCTTTACCTTTGCCGACATCGCCAGCTACCGGCTGGACCAAGGCAAGATCCGCACCTTTGCCGCCATGGGTTCGCTCACCGTGGTGTGCTTCTACCTGATCGTGCAAATGGTCGGTGCCGGCCAGCTGATCAAGCTGCTGTTCGGTCTGGATTACGCCACCGCCGTGGTGGTGGTGGGCGTGCTGATGGTGGTGTACGTCACCTTTGGCGGCATGATCGCCACTACCTGGGTGCAGATCATCAAGGCCTGCCTGCTGCTGGCTGGCGGCATCGTGTTGCTGTTCATGACCATGAGCAAGTTTGGCTTCAGCCTGGAAGAAATGGCCGCCAAGGCCGTGGCCACCCACAAGGACGGCATGAAGATTGTCGGCCCCGGCTCGCTGCTGGCTGACCCGGTGTCTGCTGTGTCGATGTCGCTGGGCCTGGTGTTTGGCACCGCTGGCCTGCCGCACATCCTGATGCGCTTCTTTACCGTGCCCAACGCGGTGGAAGCGCGCAAGTCGGTGTTTGTCGCCAGTGGCTTTATCGGCCTGTTCTTCCTGGTGGTGTGCACCCTGGGTCTGGCTGCGATTTCCATCGTGGGTGGCGACCCGCAGTTCTTTGAAGGCGGTAACCTGGCTGGCAAGCTGATCGGCGGCGGCAATATGCCGGTGATGCACCTGGCCAATGCGGTGGGCGGCAACCTGTACCTGGGCTTTATGTCCGCTGTGGCGTTTGCCACCATTCTGGCCGTGGTGTCTGGCCTGGCGCTGGCTGGCGCTTCCGCCATTGCCCATGACATCTACGCCCGCGTGATCCGTCAGGGCAAAGCCACCGAAGCCGAAGAAATGCGCGTGTCGCGCTGGGCTTCGCTGGGCCTGGGCGTGGTTGCCGTGGTGCTGGGCATTGCCTTTGAAAAGCAGAACGTGGCCTTCCTGGTCGGCCTGACCTTCGGTATCGCCGCTTCGACCAACTTCCCGATCCTGATCCTGTCGATGTACTGGAAGGGCCTGACCACTCGTGGCGCACTGGTGGGTGGCATTGTCGGCCTGGTGTCGGCAGTCACCTTCGTGGTGCTGTCCAAGGCGGTCTGGGTGGTGGTGCTGAACAACCCGGCTCCGATCTTCCCGTACGAACAACCGGCCTTGTTCTCCATGCCGCTGGCGTTCTTCTTCACCTGGCTGTTCTCGGTGACCGACAAGAGCGCACGCGCCAAGAGCGAAATTGAAGCTTTCGACGACCAGTATGTCCGCTCGCAAACCGGGATCGGCGCTGCCGCCGCCTCGGCTCACTAA
- a CDS encoding HNH endonuclease, translating into MRPVQRGASPQTTDFADYTDAKTELVSRLGRYCSYCERRVPTNLAVEHIQPKGLAAYRRLAGRWDNFLLGCVNCNSTKLNKDVVLADVLLPDRDNTFAALTYSADGQIDSDGPMATRLLSLVGLDKPISLALDANGKQVALDRVAQRMEVWGKAESAKMDIDAQPDNSILRQYVVYLAQAEGFFSIWMTVFANDIDMRQRLIDAFPGTRGSGCFDPVSTQPVCPALNPDQLQDGAKY; encoded by the coding sequence ATGAGGCCAGTACAACGCGGCGCTTCGCCACAGACCACTGATTTTGCTGACTATACCGACGCCAAAACGGAACTGGTGTCTCGTCTTGGCCGGTATTGCAGCTATTGCGAGCGGCGAGTGCCAACTAATCTGGCTGTGGAGCATATTCAGCCAAAGGGCTTGGCGGCGTATAGGCGGCTGGCTGGGCGCTGGGACAATTTTCTGCTGGGCTGCGTCAACTGCAACTCAACCAAATTAAATAAAGATGTCGTGCTGGCCGATGTCTTGCTGCCAGACCGGGACAACACGTTTGCCGCATTGACGTATTCCGCTGACGGCCAAATTGACTCTGATGGCCCTATGGCTACCCGCTTATTGTCGCTGGTGGGCTTGGACAAGCCGATATCGCTTGCGCTGGATGCTAATGGCAAGCAGGTGGCGCTGGATCGCGTGGCGCAGCGGATGGAGGTTTGGGGTAAGGCCGAATCCGCAAAAATGGACATTGATGCTCAGCCTGATAACAGTATCTTGCGCCAATACGTTGTTTACCTGGCTCAGGCAGAAGGCTTTTTCAGTATCTGGATGACGGTGTTTGCCAATGATATAGACATGCGACAACGGCTGATTGATGCATTTCCTGGCACACGGGGCAGCGGCTGTTTTGATCCAGTGAGCACACAGCCGGTATGCCCTGCCCTCAATCCAGACCAACTACAGGATGGGGCCAAATATTGA
- a CDS encoding AAA family ATPase has protein sequence MRLETLYLQNFRGYVEREFHLHPQFNLVIGENGTGKTSFLEAAAVAIGSWLLGFPGHDSRNILERDVRRVLESVENRYRELPQYPVRVRATGALHIARAGRVGEGGEIGYFGQTTKGQRYPYSQPVDWERTIEAAGGKTTRRGAAPLKHFADDMARAVLMEEPRILPLIRYFGAGRLWESVRDTQGKALSKHKGRQPAELAENADELDRMFHEAAKLSEPFYGYRMSVDKRCNPDDLLRWMEVERHNELDEETPSTALRLVYQAIKTMLPEIASARYSVKLRTLVLKYQNGERHTFSELSDGYRNVVAIAADLAIKAAMLNPQLAEKALEMTPGVVLIDELDLHLHPKWQRRVITDLRRTFPMLQFICTTHSPFLIQSLRSGEELIVLDGQPTANLGHMPVEEIAHGIMGVSNTEVSQEYEDMKQVAKHYLETLEEAATASADKQAEYQHRLAEAIAPYAHNPAYQAFLEMKRVAKLGA, from the coding sequence ATGCGTCTTGAAACCCTGTATCTGCAAAATTTTCGGGGCTATGTGGAACGAGAATTTCATCTTCATCCACAGTTCAATCTTGTGATTGGCGAAAACGGGACCGGCAAGACATCGTTTCTAGAAGCCGCCGCCGTCGCCATTGGCTCCTGGCTGCTTGGTTTTCCCGGTCATGATTCACGCAATATTCTGGAGCGGGATGTCCGTCGAGTGCTGGAGTCGGTGGAAAATCGCTACCGTGAGTTGCCGCAATATCCGGTACGCGTGCGCGCCACGGGTGCGCTGCACATCGCCAGGGCTGGCAGAGTAGGCGAGGGGGGGGAGATTGGGTATTTTGGGCAGACGACAAAAGGACAACGATATCCTTACTCTCAGCCTGTAGATTGGGAACGTACAATTGAAGCCGCCGGAGGTAAAACCACCCGACGTGGTGCCGCGCCTCTGAAACATTTTGCTGATGACATGGCTCGTGCGGTCCTGATGGAAGAGCCACGAATCTTGCCGCTGATCCGATATTTTGGTGCCGGACGATTATGGGAATCGGTGCGCGACACCCAGGGTAAAGCCTTGAGCAAGCACAAAGGGCGACAGCCTGCTGAGCTCGCTGAAAACGCCGACGAATTAGATCGAATGTTTCATGAAGCAGCAAAATTATCCGAGCCTTTTTACGGCTACCGCATGAGCGTGGATAAGCGTTGCAACCCGGATGATCTGCTTCGCTGGATGGAGGTTGAACGGCACAATGAGCTGGACGAAGAAACCCCCTCTACTGCACTGCGCTTGGTGTATCAGGCAATCAAAACCATGCTGCCGGAAATCGCCTCGGCGCGCTATAGCGTCAAATTGCGCACACTGGTGTTGAAATACCAGAACGGGGAGCGACACACTTTTTCCGAGCTGAGCGATGGTTACCGCAATGTGGTGGCCATCGCCGCCGATCTGGCAATCAAGGCGGCAATGTTGAATCCCCAGCTGGCAGAAAAAGCGCTGGAGATGACGCCTGGAGTGGTGCTGATTGATGAGCTGGATTTGCATCTGCATCCCAAGTGGCAGCGCCGGGTGATTACCGACCTGCGGCGAACCTTCCCGATGCTGCAATTTATCTGCACCACCCATTCGCCGTTCCTGATTCAATCGCTGCGCAGCGGCGAAGAGCTGATTGTGCTGGATGGCCAACCCACCGCCAATCTGGGACACATGCCGGTAGAAGAAATTGCCCATGGCATCATGGGGGTCAGCAATACCGAGGTCAGCCAAGAGTATGAAGACATGAAGCAGGTGGCCAAGCATTACCTGGAGACGTTGGAAGAAGCCGCCACGGCATCCGCAGACAAACAGGCAGAATATCAACACCGGCTGGCGGAGGCGATTGCGCCGTATGCACACAATCCGGCGTATCAAGCCTTTTTGGAAATGAAGCGTGTCGCCAAGCTTGGGGCATGA
- a CDS encoding transposase encodes MLARAGSVFNKALALQKARYERGEKKLGYAGLCKLLTEWCHSAETAWLADAPVHPLQQALKDLERAYTNFFAKRADFPRFKKKGQSDSFRYPDPKQIKLDQANARIFLPKLGWLRYCNSREVLGVVKNVTVSQSCGKWSVSIQTEREVEQPIPKGGAVGIDMGIARFATLSDGAFYAPLNSFRRHEARLRKAQQAMSRKVKFSSNWKKAKARVQKIYCRIGNARRDYLHKCSTTISQNHAMVCIEDLQVRNMSKSAAGTADAPGRNVRAKSGLNKSILDQGWAEFRRQLDYKLAWNGGHLIAVPAQNTSRTCPCCGHVSADNRQTQARFECVACGFEENADLVGAINVLRAGHARLACEVSGAVMPPAAGTQRSDSGAVQCRA; translated from the coding sequence TTGCTGGCTCGTGCCGGTTCCGTCTTCAACAAGGCGCTGGCGTTGCAGAAGGCGCGCTACGAGCGTGGAGAGAAGAAACTGGGCTATGCGGGCCTGTGCAAGCTGCTCACCGAGTGGTGCCACAGCGCGGAGACAGCATGGCTGGCGGATGCGCCGGTTCATCCGCTGCAGCAGGCGCTCAAGGATTTGGAACGGGCCTACACCAACTTCTTCGCCAAGCGGGCCGACTTCCCGCGTTTCAAGAAGAAGGGCCAGTCCGACAGCTTCCGCTATCCAGACCCGAAACAGATCAAGCTCGACCAGGCCAATGCCCGAATCTTCCTGCCCAAGCTCGGCTGGCTGCGCTACTGCAACAGCCGGGAAGTATTGGGGGTGGTGAAGAACGTCACCGTGAGCCAGTCCTGCGGCAAATGGTCCGTGTCGATCCAGACCGAACGCGAGGTCGAGCAGCCAATTCCAAAGGGCGGTGCAGTCGGCATCGACATGGGCATTGCACGGTTCGCCACGCTCTCGGATGGCGCGTTCTACGCGCCGCTCAACAGCTTCAGGCGGCACGAAGCCCGCTTGCGCAAAGCGCAGCAGGCCATGAGCCGCAAAGTGAAGTTCAGCAGCAACTGGAAAAAGGCGAAAGCCCGCGTTCAGAAGATTTATTGCCGCATCGGCAATGCCCGCCGGGACTACCTGCACAAGTGCTCCACCACGATCAGCCAAAACCACGCGATGGTGTGTATCGAGGACTTGCAGGTGAGGAACATGTCCAAGTCGGCAGCAGGCACGGCAGATGCACCGGGAAGAAATGTTCGGGCCAAGTCTGGCCTGAACAAGTCCATCCTCGATCAAGGCTGGGCCGAGTTCCGCCGCCAACTGGACTACAAACTGGCGTGGAACGGAGGACATCTCATCGCCGTGCCGGCGCAGAACACCAGCCGGACGTGTCCGTGCTGCGGCCATGTGTCGGCGGACAACCGCCAGACGCAAGCCCGGTTCGAATGTGTGGCGTGTGGTTTCGAGGAAAACGCCGATCTGGTCGGCGCGATCAACGTGCTAAGGGCGGGACACGCCCGGTTAGCCTGTGAAGTGAGCGGTGCAGTCATGCCGCCAGCAGCAGGAACCCAGCGAAGCGACTCAGGGGCGGTTCAATGCCGCGCCTGA
- a CDS encoding P-loop NTPase fold protein, translating into MGFGVKLPYTDQRHVPPPRMARRDVLNPRQHMDNISFISKACHQEWQHTHNWDTCKLNRREYGEFLLNYLLGEPGEFVLNLNGTWGSGKTEFLKRLYVAALERGHPAIYINAWESDFSQQPLVVVASELLAQLNCFNDNIGEGFDEAKKAFGRFIRGSIIVGAAALSHHLTGEVEFGKAAAENMLGAETPPETLMDGLSKNHAEQKATMQEIRKRLTALAEVLETNLGAKLPILVLVDELDRCRPTYAIEMLEVIKHFFSVDKLVFVVATDTDQLSHSIKAVYGEGFDADTYLRRFFQQRAKLPEPDLMQYILAKYSEEDFIRGNTNHLFGMHWEFVVEVLAASAGTLNLSIRSLDNIILRAKAIMHHHAQTTTKLTCILILFLGLLEHEKLNESFVMRRDHEKVPALPILFDKLGNAIRGSMISELCGDILHQKSVTNYYDESESYYEIENRRSSYLKEDRRIDRSKNFGSESELWGTVAEWHRMVYDRHHHKTHSHIFRPWSDYKKMIELSDVLTL; encoded by the coding sequence ATGGGCTTTGGCGTAAAATTGCCGTACACAGATCAACGGCATGTGCCGCCACCCCGGATGGCGCGCCGCGATGTGCTCAATCCAAGGCAACATATGGACAACATCTCCTTTATATCAAAGGCCTGTCATCAGGAATGGCAGCATACGCACAACTGGGATACTTGCAAGCTGAACCGCCGCGAGTATGGTGAGTTCCTGCTGAATTACCTGCTGGGTGAGCCGGGTGAGTTTGTGCTCAACCTGAATGGCACCTGGGGCTCGGGCAAGACGGAATTTCTCAAGCGCCTGTATGTGGCGGCGCTGGAGCGCGGCCATCCGGCGATTTACATCAATGCCTGGGAGAGCGATTTTTCGCAACAGCCGCTGGTGGTGGTGGCGAGTGAGTTGCTGGCGCAGTTGAATTGCTTTAATGACAATATTGGTGAGGGTTTTGATGAGGCCAAAAAAGCATTTGGCCGCTTCATCCGTGGTTCGATCATCGTCGGTGCTGCGGCGCTATCCCATCACTTGACCGGAGAGGTAGAGTTTGGCAAGGCGGCTGCCGAAAATATGCTGGGTGCAGAAACGCCACCGGAAACCCTGATGGATGGTTTATCCAAGAACCATGCGGAACAAAAAGCTACCATGCAGGAGATCCGCAAACGCTTGACTGCCCTGGCTGAGGTACTGGAAACAAACCTCGGGGCAAAATTGCCTATTCTGGTGCTGGTGGACGAGCTGGACCGCTGTCGGCCCACTTACGCTATCGAAATGCTGGAAGTGATCAAGCACTTCTTTTCGGTAGACAAGCTAGTGTTTGTGGTGGCCACCGACACCGATCAGCTCAGCCATTCGATCAAGGCGGTGTATGGCGAAGGGTTTGATGCAGATACTTACTTGCGGCGGTTTTTTCAGCAGCGGGCCAAGCTGCCGGAGCCGGATTTGATGCAGTATATTCTGGCTAAGTATAGCGAAGAGGACTTTATTCGCGGCAACACAAATCATCTGTTCGGAATGCACTGGGAATTCGTTGTGGAAGTCTTGGCTGCTAGTGCAGGCACATTAAATTTGTCAATTCGCAGTTTGGATAATATTATTCTGCGGGCAAAAGCCATCATGCATCACCATGCGCAAACCACAACCAAGCTTACATGTATACTCATACTGTTTCTTGGATTGCTTGAGCATGAAAAATTGAACGAGTCATTTGTTATGCGAAGAGACCATGAAAAAGTTCCAGCATTACCCATACTATTTGATAAGTTGGGCAATGCAATTCGTGGAAGCATGATTTCAGAACTATGCGGGGATATTTTGCACCAGAAAAGTGTAACAAATTACTATGATGAGAGTGAATCATACTATGAGATCGAAAATAGACGTTCGTCTTATTTGAAAGAAGATCGCCGTATTGATCGATCTAAAAACTTTGGAAGTGAGTCGGAGCTCTGGGGTACTGTTGCTGAGTGGCATCGAATGGTTTACGACCGGCATCATCATAAAACGCATAGTCATATTTTCCGCCCTTGGTCCGACTACAAAAAAATGATCGAGCTCAGCGACGTGCTCACTCTCTGA